The region CTATTTCTCTGATACGGCTTATTATGTTTTCTAATTTCTCTGTCGATAAAGTCAGAGGATCTCCGCCTGAGAGAAGTACATCTCTTATACGTTTGTTTTGCTTTATGTAATCAATAGCGCTGTTTAGAAGTTCGTCTGATAATGGAGAATCTGTTTCGCCTGCGAATCTTCTCCTGGTGCAATGCCTGCAGTACATCGAGCATTGATCAGTTATCAGTAGTAAAACGCGATCTGGATATCGATGTGTTAACCCCTTAACAGGAGAATCGACATCCTCGTGAAGGGGATCAATCATCTCTTCCTGTGAAATGTTAAGTTCTTTTGCAGTTGGAATTGCCTGCATTCGTATAGGGCATCTTGGGTTCTCCGGGTCCATCAGTGTAGCATAGTAGGGAGTTATTGCCATTCTCAAAAATTTCAGCGAATGTCTCACTCCTTCTCTTTCCTGGTCGGTTAGATTGACAACTTCTTGAAGAACATCAAGATTCATTATCCTGTTTCTCAATTGCCATTTCCAGTCGTTCCACTCATCTTCAGTAACATTCTTCCATAAAGAAATTTCCCTGAAATCTCTCATTTACTACCACCTCACAGAAATGTTTTCTTGCCATTCAACATGCTTTCAATATCGTTTTTTCCAATCAATATAACTTTTTTGACAAAAGTTTTTTTCTCTATTTCTTGTGCGAATTTCTTCAATGATTGTGGTATTTCTCCATTTGTTACTACGCCTATTCTATCTACTCCGTAGATGGCAGCGGCTACAAGTGCCTCTTCAAGAGCTTTCAATGTAATAGGATTAGAATAATATTTAATCTGAATAGCATACGAAACTTTCCTTTTTTTGATTATTAAATCTGCTCCAAAATCATGAGAACCCTTTGTTAAGGTTGATCGATATCCTGCATTTTTAAATACCTCAGCGATGAACTTTTCGAATTCCCACCCATCGCTGAAGCCAGTTTTCCACTTTTCTTTCAAAATGGTCGATTTTTTTCTTCTTTTAAAAGCATATAATAGCAAAAGGCACAAAAGCAAAATCAGTGTTATCCATATTAAAATCAAAGGAATCTTTCCTCCTGAACAAATTTTATTCGGTGTAATTTTTTTGTCTTGGACAATTTATTCAAGGCTTTTTGAGCATGCGGAGTAATTTCGGAGCAGTAAAGCTTTATTAACCTGGTATTTGATAAGAGAGCCATTACAACAGCTTTTTTAACATCTGCAAAATTCAGCGAATTTTCACATATCAAAACTATCTTTTTTTGAAAAGATTTTCTGTAAAGACCTATCCACGTTTTACCGGATTTAACACCTGCACAGCACTTCCAGCCAGAGTTTATAAGTGACTCACGAATGTTTTTTTCAGAAGATACAGGTTTTTTTGCTATTTTTACAAGAAGTATACTGATTATTATAAAAACAAGTATCTTAACCCAGAACATATTTTCACTCCACAATTAGACATTGTACAACGCCAGGTGATAAAATTATCTCTGGAGGTGCAGATTCTGAGAAAACCAACCTTCATACTTTTGATCGTGGCTGTGGTTATGAGCTTGAGCTTTCTCTTGTTTGCAATTTTCTTCTCCCAGAGAATTTTAACAGATTTGTTTTTCAAAAAAATAGAGGTAAATCCTTACTGTTTGCTTGTGGTTGGGACAGATGCTGTGATTGAAAGGACTGTTAGAACTGATGTAATAATGGTTGTTATCATAGACCATGAGAAAGGAAATGTTCTTTTAACCAATATACCACGAGATCTGCTTATTGGAGATGGTAAGATAAATGCAAAATACGAAAAAACCGGCATATCTGGATTGAAAGATACGGTCTCAGATCTCCTGAATCTTGAAATACACGGGTATGCGGTTATTGATTATGATGTTTTCAAGTTTTTAGGAGATAGTCTGGGACCGATCGAGATACAGATCCAGGAACCTATGAAATACGTTGATTCTGTTCAGAATTTGAATATCGATTTTCAACCAGGAACATATCTCATGAATGGTGAGCAATTGCTTGCTTACATAAGATACAGACGTGGTTCGATGGGAGATATATCAAGAATAGAGAGACAAAAAGAAGTCCTGCTTAAATTGATTGACAGGGCAAGAACTCTCGATTTGGCAAAAATGGTCTCGATATTTTCTCATGTATACAGGAATGTAACCACAGATGTTGGTATGGGAGAAATGGCATATTTGTTTTCCAGGCTGAAGAAAAAAATGAACATGAGTTTTTTGTCATTTCCGTATAAACTGGATAGTGATGGAAATGTAATTATCGATTCGCAGAAATTGGAAAGTTATAGAAATTCAATTATTACTCAGAATTTATCTGAGGATGTAAAAATACCAAAAATCCTTATAATCAATTGCTCAACAAATAAAACAAGGGGATTTCTGGTTCGCTTGGAAGAACTGTGGAATTCCAAAGTGGGGTTTTTACCACATCAAATTGTCTGGGAAGATATAGGCGTCAATTATTCAAAAAATACTGTTTTTGTTCTTAACAAAGCTATGAAAACGGAAATTACGAAGGTTGTTGAGGCTGTTTATCCGGAAATTACTTTTGATGTTAAGATAATTTCGCTAACAAGCGGCATGGATGAATATTTAGGCATTATTAAAAAAATGTCAGATAGCAGGATTTATCCGAGTTTTCCATTCGATGCGCTTGTGGTGGTGGTCAGGTGAAAGAACTTCATAAATGGAATCTGTCGCCAAAAGAGGCTATTGAAGAACAGAAAAAACTTGTCGAACTTCTGGAAAGATCTTCGATAAAAAAAGTTGATTTGGTAGCAGGAGTTGATCTGTCTTTTCCAAAAGAAGATCAAGGATGTGCAGTGATAGTTGTTTTGAATTTCCCAACTCTGAAAATTGTTGATTATGTAACTGAAGTGTCAAATATTTCATTTCCATATATACCAGGCCTGCTTGCTTTTCGTGAAGGACCAGTTTTTCTGAGAGCGTGGGAAAAATTGAAAATAAGACCAGATGTAGTTATGTTTGACGGGCAAGGCATTGCTCATCCCCGTCGAATAGGTATAGCGGCTCACATGGGGTTGTTTATTAACCTGCCAACTATTGGAGTGGCAAAGTCCCATCTTTATGGAACATACAAACAGCCGGGGAAACATAAAGGAGAGTACGAGTTCATTTACGACGAAAGCGAGATAATAGGTGCTGTTATCAGAACTAAAAACAACTGTAAACCGGTTTTTGTTTCTCCCGGTCACAAATGTGATGTTCAGTCTGCTATCGAGCTTGTTTTATCGTGTTGTGTCGGTTACAGGTTGCCTGAACCTACGAGAATTGCTCATCTTATTTCTCAAAAACAACGAGTAAAAGAGAAAGGGTTTAGTTCTTAGGAGGTGATCTGAATGTGGCAATATTTTATGCCCACAAAGGTAATTTTTTCAAAGAATGTACTGGAAAAAAACATTGATTTGTTCAAGAATTTTGGATCGAAAGCTCTGATAATTACCGGAAAGCATTCATCTAAAAAGAATGGATCTTTGCAAGATTTAGAAAAATCTCTTCAATCTGCTGGTGTTTATTATGAAATCTACGATAAAATTGAAGAAAATCCAACATACTCTCTTATACGTGAAGCAGTGTATTCGCTTCGAGATCGTAATTTCGATTTCATAATAGGTCTTGGTGGTGGTAGCCCGCTTGATTCTGCAAAGGCCATAGCGGTGCTTTTAAAAAACAAAGATATGAACGTGGAAGATCTTTACAACGCATCAAAATACGAACAATCACTTCCAATATGTGCAATTCCTACTACTTCCGGTACGGGAAGTGAGGTGACGCAGTACTCAGTATTGACGGATGATAGTGGTTATAAAAAAGGGTTTGCTCATCTTTCTATTTTTCCTGCGCTCGCCTTGATCGATCCGATTTATACAATAAGTATGAATGCTTCTCTGACCAGATCAACTGGTCTGGATGCACTGTGCCATGCTGTAGAGGGGTTTGTCTCGAAACGAGCCACACCTGTTTCTGATCTGTACGCAGTGCGGGCAATGGAATTGATAAAGGAAAATTTACCAAAGGCTCTGGAAAATCCTGAAGATTTAGGCGCCAGGGAAAATATGGCGTGTGCATCCTGCTTGGCCGGAATGGTCATAAGCCAGACCAGCACGACTCTTGCCCATGTTTTGGGATATCCTTTGAGTACTTTCAAGGGTATAAGGCATGGTGACGCTACAGCGCTGTTTCTTGATTCAATAGTTAACCAAGCTGAAAAAGAAATTCCTGAAAAGATTGCAACAATTAAAAAGATTTTCACAGATATTGGTGAATTTATCGCATCAGTTGGTCTGAAGGTGTCAGTTCAAATAACAGACGAAGAGCTTGAATCGTGGGTAAATAGAGCCAAACAGGCTGCTCACAATCAATGGACAAGAGGTATTTTTGATGAAAAATTGCTGAGGCATTTGTATGAAAGGGTGAAAAAAGATTAGCGCTCAGGTAATATTGAATAAATTTAAAAGAAATCACCATCCATGGATATACAAAAACGAGATAATGACTATCAAGGGTGATTTCGAAGACGGTCAGATTGTGGACGTATTTTTGAAAAGCGGTCAATTCTTTGCCCGTGGTTATATAAATACGAAATCAAAAATAACTGTTCGCATTCTAACATTCGAGCCAAAAACAATTGAACAGATTTTGCAGAGCAGAATAGAGCAGGCTATTCACAGACGCCGTTTCCTTCTAAAGTATGAACAAGCTTGCAGGCTTATTTACAGCGAATCTGATTGGCTTGCAGGTTTAATTGTTGATAAATTCGGACCTTACCTTGTTATTCAAATAAACACACTTGGCATGGAGAAATTGAAAGAACTCTCAGTGAAAATCCTATTACAGCAGGTAGAGGTGTCAGGTATCTACGAAAAATCGGATTCACCTGCACGATTAAAAGAAGGCCTGGAAAAACGAAGTGGCTGGATTTATGGAAATGGTCCGGAAATAATTTATTACAGATCAAATGGCCTTACTCTGGCATCTGATCTCAAAGGCCAAAAAACAGGGGCTTTCCTGGATCAGAGATTAAATGCCAGGGCTCTTTTTCCATACGCTGAAGGCAAAAAGTGCGTAGATGTTTTTTCTTACACAGGGAACTTTGCCTTGCATCTGTTGAAATATGGTGCCAAGCATGTAAAATTGATTGATTATTCTCAGAGATCGTTGCAAATAGCTGATCAATTGATGAAATTGAATGGTTTTGAAGGACGATACGATCTGATATGTGCCAATGCGTTCGATTGGTTGAAAAGAGAAACATCGCTCACAGAGCAATACGATCTCATTGTACTTGATCCTCCGTCTTTTGCAAAAACATCCTCTGCAAAAGAGTCAGCAGAACGTGGCCATAAAGAGGTTAATCTTCGTGCAATCAAGCTCTTGAAAAAACCTGGTCTGCTGGTGAGTTCCTCGTGTACGCAAATACTGTCTGCTTTTGATTTTGAAAGAGTTATGCAATCGGTGGCGAGTGATTGCAAGGTTAATTTAAGGATTGCTTACAGAGGTGGTCAACCTGAGGATCATCCTATTTTACTTGGAGTGCCAGAGACAGAATATCTGAAATTTTATATATTTGAAGCCTGGAGGCGAGATTGATGAGAATTTCGGAAAGATCAAAAAAGGCGCCGGCGAGTCCCATAAGAAAATTAGTGCCATTTGCCGAGGAAGCTGTAAAAAAAGGTAAAAAAATCTATTATTTAAACATAGGTCAACCTGATATACCAACACCTTCAATTTATTTTCAGTATGAGGAAAAACACAGACCCCAGATTGTAGCTTATACACACTCAGCAGGTCTTCTGCCACTGAGGGAGGCTTTTACAAAATATTACGCCAGATTCGATATAGATGTTTTCCCGGATGAAATCATCGTTACCAATGGTGGAAGTGAAGCTGTCCTGTTCGCTATGACAGTCGTGGCGGATCCGGGAGATGAAATACTTGTTCTGGAGCCGTTCTATGCCAATTACGCTGGATTTGCTGCTCAACTTGGTATCAATCTTGTTCCAGTTAGAACTCGCCCGGAGGATGGATATCAAATACCAAAGATGGGTGATTTTCTGGAGAAAATCAGTCACAGGACTAAAGCAATCATTTTTTCCAATCCCTGCAATCCTACGGGGGCTGTTTACGATGAAAAACAACTTGAAGTTATTGCTGAAGTTGCTTTGAAGAGAGATTTGTTTGTGATTTCAGACGAGGTTTATAGAGAATTCACTTTTGATGGTTTTAGGGCCATATCTATGATGAGTTTTTCTAATATTTCTGACAAAGTCATAGTTGTTGACAGTATTTCTAAAAGATATAGTGCCTGCGGCGCGCGGATTGGTACATTTATTACCAAGAATAAAGATATATATCAAGCAGCTATGAAACTGGCTCAGGCGAGACTCTGTCCTGCTATGACATCTCAATACGGTACTATTGGTCTTCTGACGCTTGACGATTTGTATTATTCACAAATGAGAAAAGAGTATGAAATGAGAAGAGATGTTGTTTACGAAGAACTTCAGCGCATTGATGGAGCAGTCTTCAAGAAACCTCACGGGGCTTTTTATATTTCGGTGAAACTTCCAATCGACAATTCTGAAGATTTTGTGAAATTTATGTTGACGGAGTATGAGGTTGAAGGAAAAACGACAATGGTGGCACCTCTCAGTGGATTTTATGTAACACCATCTACGGGGATGAGTGAGATCAGAATAGCGTATGTTCTGGAACGCGAACAACTGAGGGATGCAGTTGCAATTTTGACTTCAGGTTTGAAAACTTACATAGAGAGAAGAAATAAATAAAATGCCGCAGATATTTCAATACGGGATTCTTTTCTCCTTGGCTACTCTAATATCCCGCGTAACCGGTTTGATTAGAGATGTACTTCTTGCGCACAAATTCGGCGCGGGAGTTGAATTTGATTCATATGTGATTGCCATTTCTTTTCCTTTTTTGCTCAGGCGCGCCTTTGCTGAAGGGGCTATGACCTCGGCTTTCGTACCGCTTTACAACGATCGTGGAAAGAGCAATGAGTTTGCTTCTGCCGTTATAACGAGCATAGGTATAGTTACCATTTCTCTGACAGTTTTTGTAGAGATTTATCCAAAGATAGTACCGATATTACTATCGAGCGGGGCATCGCAGGAAGTCCGACTACTTACATCATCATTATCTCGCTTTAGCATGCCTTTCGTTGTTTTTATATTTCTCTGGGCGGTATTATATGCAATTCAAAATTCGCATAATAAGTTTTTCATTCCTGCTCTCTCTCCTATGCTGATGAATTTTGGGGTAATCCTCGGAACCCTGATGTCTGATCTTTTTGAACCGGCAGTACTCGGTCCGACGATTGGGTTTACTGTTGGAGGAGCATTAATGTTTGTCAGCCTGATACCCGGTGCAAGAAAATCCGGATTTAGATACAAACCAACCTTCAAAGGTACAGGAGATTTTCTGAGACTCTTTTTTCCAGCATTACTGGCTATGACAGTTTCGGAATTTAACGTTTTGATAGATATAAACGTTGCTTCTTTACTCGGCCCTGGCGGTGTTTCGGCAATGCAGTATGCGAACAGATTCTATCAATTACCTTTTGGAGTTTTTGGTGTTGCTATGGCTACTGTTGTTTTGCCGGTGATATCAAATGAGATGCAAAACTCAAAGAAGTACACCTCTGAATCCATTAGATTATCACTCTTTTTAACAGTGCCTTCGGCGGTAGGTTTGATGGCTTTAAGTGAAAGATTAATATCGCTGGTTTACCAGCATGGGGCTTTTACATACGAAGATACTATCAAAACAAGCGCGGTTCTGTTTTACTATTCTATAGGGTTACCTTTTTATTCTATTATGGCCGTTCTTTCGCGTGTTTGTCATGCAAAAAAAGATATGAGAACACCTTTTATTGCAACAGTCATTTCTTTTATCGTAAACAGCGTTCTGGATTTTGTTCTCGGTTTGACTATGAATATAATTGGAATTGCTCTGGCAACTTCATTAGCGGGACTCTGTGGAATGATCTATCTTGCCTTTAGAATAAAGCCCACTATCGATTGGAAACATATAGCAAAAATTTTGGTTGCTTCGAGTGCTATGGGAATAATTATTATGATCATATCTTTGTTTGGATCGTCACACATGTTGACTTTGTTGCTCGTTTTACTTGGGATGGTTATTTATGTGATTTTCTGTAAATTGCTCAATTTACCTGAATTGAATGAATTTTTTAGATTGATTCGCAAATGAAACTGGCATAGCCAACTACCTGACTTCTTTCTCCAGTGACATCACCACTTGTTGCATGTTTTAGCAGTCTTGGTAAACCAAAATGTTTCATGAACAGAAAACTTGTCACGACAGATAAACCACACATTGTTACCTTCTCTTTTGCTACTACGGAATAAAGTCCTGTGGGATCTTTTGTTAGAATTTTATCTATCACCATTTGGTCTTTCTTTACGGTTATTTCATCACTTTCGTAGTGATTAAAATCTGTTGTGAAAACAAATAACGTCGAAGGGAAATTTTCTGCAATGTGGTCAAGCGCTATAGCTATTTTTTCACAACTTTTTATGAATATGGGAAACACTGCGATAGGTAATATTTGAAAATCGTCAAACAAATACTGCAAAAAAGGCAATTGGACTTCTATGGAGTGTTCGCTTATGTGTGATTTAAAATCAGCGTTTGCTTCATCGCAGTACTGTAGAAATATCTCGGCTGCATCTGTTGAAACATGGAGCTCTCCAAATGGAGTGACCCAGGTTCCTCTATTGTAAACACCTATGGGTCGTCCGTAACCTGTGTGATTTGGACCAACCAGAACCACAAGTTCTGGTTTTCCCAATTTACTTATTTCAGCATAAGCATGTGCTGCAACGGGACCGCTGTAGATATAACCTGCATGAGGAACAATCACAGAACTATGTTTTTTCAAAGGCTGATCAGGTTTATCTGGAATATGCCCAGGACCAAGCGAAGATGTAAAGGCCTCTTCAATAGAAAATTTTAATCTTTCAGGAGAAGCAGGATAAAAACTTCCTGCTGCGACAGCGGTTCTCCTCATTGTTCAATCACCCTCGCTGTTATGAAAATAAGTAATTCTCTCTTATCGGCCTTTTCAGTTTTGCTCCTGAATAACTGTCCAATGAAGGGTAAGTCACCAAGAAATGGCATTTTTGCGCTTGTTTCTTCTTTTGTTTCTCTCATCAAGCCGCCGATTACCAATGTATCGCCATTTTTGAGTATCACATCAGTTTCTGTTTCTCGCGTGCTCTCGCCAGGAATGTCTATATTTGGATAATAAGTTGGCTTGCTAACTTTTGTAAAAATGTTCAATTCAATTGTGCCATCTGTACGAACATATGGAGTTATTCTCAGTTCTATACCTGTATCCAGGAAATTAACTATAACATTACCATCAGCATCAATAGTCTGGTATGGAACTCTGTCCCCAATAAGGATTCTTGCTTCTTTTCCACTACTTGTAACTATTCTTGGGCTTGCCAGCAAGTTGTCTAAATTGTTTGAGTTATTTAATTCAAAAACAGCTGTTACAGATGCGCCGGAAAGATAAGAGAAGAGTTTCTGATAGTCAAAAAGATTTATTACAGATGTGCTAAGGCTGAGCGATGTACTGCTTACAGTTATCTCTGGAGCCTGTCCGGGTAAAGAAATACTCAAAGAGTTTTGCCTGGTAATTTCATCTATAAGAGATCTGTCCACCAGTTTTGCCTCGATTTCAATTTGTTTAAGCGGTTGTGCAATCTGCAGAATTGTCTGATCAAGCTGGTCTTTCATTTTTTTACTCAAACCAGTAACCACCATCAAATCATTTAATTCGTCAATATAGACTTTCCCACCGTAAAATTCGATCAGTGACTTTATTCTGTCGAGATTATGGGGAAGAGTATATACAAATTTTTCTTCAGTCGTCGTATCAGTAACGGACCTGGGTTTTATGAGGACCGTAACATTATCGCTTTCTAAAAAGGCATAACCATACTGGCTTTGTATCAGATCTGTGAATTGTTTCCAGTTTATTGAGGAAACGTTCATCGTTATTTTTTCTTCGGGTACAGCGATAAATACCATTGAAATATTCAATTCTCTGGCAATTTCTGATATTACTTCTCTGAGAGAAATTTCGTTGCACTTCACAGCTATACTTCCATCTTCATTTTTTGATATTTTAACCGGTTGAGTCTCAACTTTTGCAAGCTCAGATTTCTGTTGAACAATTTCCTGAAAGTTTTTATAGTTGTTTATTGCATCCTGAACATCTTCTTCGTATCCAGATATCACTACAACCCCAAGGTTTGGATAGGCACTGAGTTTCGATGTATTTCCAATCGATTGTAAAAAGCCAGTGAATTCCTCAAAAGGTACTTTTTCACTGTATTCGATTACTTTTACTGTGATCTTTTTTTCTGTTTCCGAAACCTTTGGAAGATTTGCTATAAGCTCTTGCAAAATTTTCTCTGCATTTTCTACAGACTGCTTATCGGCCCATAAAACCATAGTTTGACCTGCTGTTAAAACTTCAACTTTTGTCAATTTATTGAGGACTTCCACTAATTCCTGTACAGAAAAACCTTCAGGTATTTGTGTTATTCTGTAAACTTTACTTGGTTTTTCGCTTAATTGACCGCTCAGTTGAGATAAAAATTTCTCTGCTTGCTCGATTTTTGCTTTTTCTCCGCTGAGAATATAAAATAGGTCAGTTTTTTCCACATCAACTTCATAGAGTTTTGTGAGAAGCAGTTTTATGTCGTCAAAATTGATTGTTTCTAGCGCGGGAACCAGCTTCGTGTCTTTCTCGATTTTTAAAGATGAGATAGTTTCAGTAATTTTCTTAATTTCAGCAGCTGCTTTGTTAAGGTCCTCTTTATTGTATGAACTTATTAGGATTCTTCGCAGCGATTTCAGGTTTGCTTCAAATTTCACATCAAGTGTACTTTCCATAAGGGTTTTCAACTCAGAATAGACATCATCATCCAGTTGTACTTCAAGACTTCTGATCGTTCTGTCTTTTACAAAGGTAGCAATGAAATTCCTTGCTTTATTGAGATCTTCATCTGTACCAACCACCTTCAGTACATTTTGAACACTGTTGCTTTCGATTCCATAAATTTGCTTTAGAATGTCAGATACCTGGCTGGCTACTTCGTAGTCATTCAGGAAAAAGATCTCCGACTTTTTTCTACTCATGAGAAACTTGACGAAATCATCTGAAATATCCCTTGCGCTTTTTCTTATATCTTCGGGGGCAAAAACGATAATACCGTTGTCCTCAGATTTGATAAATCGAGAAGCTGGTATTCCAAAAATGTTGCTGAGTATTGAAATTAAGCTTTCTTGAAACTTTTCTGGAATAAAAATGTGCTCGTATTCAGCTTTGAAAAAACCAAAATCATTGAGAATACTTTCAGCTATTTTTAGCTGTGAATCCGATCCCTTGACTTCTATCACGCCAAAAGGCATTTTTACTGTTTCAAGACCTATCTGGGAGAGAATTTCAGTAGCTTCCTCTGGATAAACAACTTTGAACTGTTTAATTTTAGTTTGGACCACAGGGGTTGATTCCTCGGTTGATTTACTTATTTGCTGAAACTTTGTCTCAAGTTCTTTTATGTAGCTGAGAACGCTTTGGACAATTTTCGAATCGCCTTTGATGATGATTTTATTGAGTCCCTCAATTGAATTATATTCAAAATTGTAAATATTTCTTAGAGAATCAAGAAGTTTGAAAACATCGTCTTTTGGGACAGATATAGTGATTTCTTTTGTAATAGATGGTGGAGTTACTGACAGAATCTTTGATATTAAATCTTGCTCAAATAAGCTGCCATACACGAACAATACAGCTTTGTTTGGCAGGTAAGTCATAACGGTTGTCGGAGAAAGGATTGTTTCGAGTTTTTTAACTACTTCTTCATTCTTCACATCATAAATGCCCCAGAACTGGTTAAAGCGAAAAGATATTTCGTTTCTGGTGCCTATATGTAATGTCCCAT is a window of Pseudothermotoga elfii DSM 9442 = NBRC 107921 DNA encoding:
- a CDS encoding restriction endonuclease; translated protein: MILIWITLILLLCLLLLYAFKRRKKSTILKEKWKTGFSDGWEFEKFIAEVFKNAGYRSTLTKGSHDFGADLIIKKRKVSYAIQIKYYSNPITLKALEEALVAAAIYGVDRIGVVTNGEIPQSLKKFAQEIEKKTFVKKVILIGKNDIESMLNGKKTFL
- a CDS encoding LCP family protein, whose protein sequence is MSFLLFAIFFSQRILTDLFFKKIEVNPYCLLVVGTDAVIERTVRTDVIMVVIIDHEKGNVLLTNIPRDLLIGDGKINAKYEKTGISGLKDTVSDLLNLEIHGYAVIDYDVFKFLGDSLGPIEIQIQEPMKYVDSVQNLNIDFQPGTYLMNGEQLLAYIRYRRGSMGDISRIERQKEVLLKLIDRARTLDLAKMVSIFSHVYRNVTTDVGMGEMAYLFSRLKKKMNMSFLSFPYKLDSDGNVIIDSQKLESYRNSIITQNLSEDVKIPKILIINCSTNKTRGFLVRLEELWNSKVGFLPHQIVWEDIGVNYSKNTVFVLNKAMKTEITKVVEAVYPEITFDVKIISLTSGMDEYLGIIKKMSDSRIYPSFPFDALVVVVR
- the nfi gene encoding endonuclease V, with product MKELHKWNLSPKEAIEEQKKLVELLERSSIKKVDLVAGVDLSFPKEDQGCAVIVVLNFPTLKIVDYVTEVSNISFPYIPGLLAFREGPVFLRAWEKLKIRPDVVMFDGQGIAHPRRIGIAAHMGLFINLPTIGVAKSHLYGTYKQPGKHKGEYEFIYDESEIIGAVIRTKNNCKPVFVSPGHKCDVQSAIELVLSCCVGYRLPEPTRIAHLISQKQRVKEKGFSS
- a CDS encoding iron-containing alcohol dehydrogenase family protein, whose protein sequence is MWQYFMPTKVIFSKNVLEKNIDLFKNFGSKALIITGKHSSKKNGSLQDLEKSLQSAGVYYEIYDKIEENPTYSLIREAVYSLRDRNFDFIIGLGGGSPLDSAKAIAVLLKNKDMNVEDLYNASKYEQSLPICAIPTTSGTGSEVTQYSVLTDDSGYKKGFAHLSIFPALALIDPIYTISMNASLTRSTGLDALCHAVEGFVSKRATPVSDLYAVRAMELIKENLPKALENPEDLGARENMACASCLAGMVISQTSTTLAHVLGYPLSTFKGIRHGDATALFLDSIVNQAEKEIPEKIATIKKIFTDIGEFIASVGLKVSVQITDEELESWVNRAKQAAHNQWTRGIFDEKLLRHLYERVKKD
- a CDS encoding class I SAM-dependent rRNA methyltransferase, with the protein product MNKFKRNHHPWIYKNEIMTIKGDFEDGQIVDVFLKSGQFFARGYINTKSKITVRILTFEPKTIEQILQSRIEQAIHRRRFLLKYEQACRLIYSESDWLAGLIVDKFGPYLVIQINTLGMEKLKELSVKILLQQVEVSGIYEKSDSPARLKEGLEKRSGWIYGNGPEIIYYRSNGLTLASDLKGQKTGAFLDQRLNARALFPYAEGKKCVDVFSYTGNFALHLLKYGAKHVKLIDYSQRSLQIADQLMKLNGFEGRYDLICANAFDWLKRETSLTEQYDLIVLDPPSFAKTSSAKESAERGHKEVNLRAIKLLKKPGLLVSSSCTQILSAFDFERVMQSVASDCKVNLRIAYRGGQPEDHPILLGVPETEYLKFYIFEAWRRD
- a CDS encoding pyridoxal phosphate-dependent aminotransferase — protein: MRISERSKKAPASPIRKLVPFAEEAVKKGKKIYYLNIGQPDIPTPSIYFQYEEKHRPQIVAYTHSAGLLPLREAFTKYYARFDIDVFPDEIIVTNGGSEAVLFAMTVVADPGDEILVLEPFYANYAGFAAQLGINLVPVRTRPEDGYQIPKMGDFLEKISHRTKAIIFSNPCNPTGAVYDEKQLEVIAEVALKRDLFVISDEVYREFTFDGFRAISMMSFSNISDKVIVVDSISKRYSACGARIGTFITKNKDIYQAAMKLAQARLCPAMTSQYGTIGLLTLDDLYYSQMRKEYEMRRDVVYEELQRIDGAVFKKPHGAFYISVKLPIDNSEDFVKFMLTEYEVEGKTTMVAPLSGFYVTPSTGMSEIRIAYVLEREQLRDAVAILTSGLKTYIERRNK
- the murJ gene encoding murein biosynthesis integral membrane protein MurJ — encoded protein: MPQIFQYGILFSLATLISRVTGLIRDVLLAHKFGAGVEFDSYVIAISFPFLLRRAFAEGAMTSAFVPLYNDRGKSNEFASAVITSIGIVTISLTVFVEIYPKIVPILLSSGASQEVRLLTSSLSRFSMPFVVFIFLWAVLYAIQNSHNKFFIPALSPMLMNFGVILGTLMSDLFEPAVLGPTIGFTVGGALMFVSLIPGARKSGFRYKPTFKGTGDFLRLFFPALLAMTVSEFNVLIDINVASLLGPGGVSAMQYANRFYQLPFGVFGVAMATVVLPVISNEMQNSKKYTSESIRLSLFLTVPSAVGLMALSERLISLVYQHGAFTYEDTIKTSAVLFYYSIGLPFYSIMAVLSRVCHAKKDMRTPFIATVISFIVNSVLDFVLGLTMNIIGIALATSLAGLCGMIYLAFRIKPTIDWKHIAKILVASSAMGIIIMIISLFGSSHMLTLLLVLLGMVIYVIFCKLLNLPELNEFFRLIRK
- the amrB gene encoding AmmeMemoRadiSam system protein B, with the translated sequence MRRTAVAAGSFYPASPERLKFSIEEAFTSSLGPGHIPDKPDQPLKKHSSVIVPHAGYIYSGPVAAHAYAEISKLGKPELVVLVGPNHTGYGRPIGVYNRGTWVTPFGELHVSTDAAEIFLQYCDEANADFKSHISEHSIEVQLPFLQYLFDDFQILPIAVFPIFIKSCEKIAIALDHIAENFPSTLFVFTTDFNHYESDEITVKKDQMVIDKILTKDPTGLYSVVAKEKVTMCGLSVVTSFLFMKHFGLPRLLKHATSGDVTGERSQVVGYASFICESI